The following are encoded together in the Streptomyces rapamycinicus NRRL 5491 genome:
- the serB gene encoding phosphoserine phosphatase SerB: MSASRILPVTTVPDDDVPTLLVKIFGKDRPGITAGLCDTLAAYGVHIVDIEQVVTRGRIVLCVLVTAPKADGAEGDLRATVHSWAESMRLQAEIISGRGDNRPRGTGRSHVTVLGNPLTAESTAAIASRITGTGGNIDRIFRLAKYPVTAVEFEVSGAETEPLRTALATEAADIGVDVAVVASGLQRRSQRLVVMDVDSTLIQDEVIELFAAHAGCQAEVAEVTARAMRGELDFEQSLHARVALLAGIDESVVEKVRAEVRLTPGARTLIRTLKRLGYQVGVVSGGFTQVTDDLKERLGLDFASANTLEVVDGKLTGRVIGEVVDRAGKARLLRRFAAEAGVPLVQTVAIGDGANDLDMLNAAGLGVAFNAKPVVREAAHTALNVPFLDTVLYLLGVTREEVEAADAHVD; this comes from the coding sequence ATGAGCGCATCGCGGATCCTCCCTGTCACCACCGTTCCGGACGATGATGTCCCCACTCTCCTTGTCAAGATCTTCGGCAAGGACCGCCCCGGTATCACCGCCGGGCTCTGCGACACCCTCGCCGCCTATGGCGTGCACATAGTCGACATAGAGCAGGTCGTCACCCGGGGCCGCATCGTGCTGTGCGTCCTGGTCACGGCGCCCAAGGCCGACGGGGCGGAGGGCGATCTGCGGGCCACCGTGCACAGCTGGGCGGAGTCGATGCGGCTCCAGGCCGAGATCATCTCCGGCCGGGGCGACAACCGGCCGCGTGGCACGGGCCGGTCCCATGTCACCGTGCTCGGGAATCCGCTGACCGCCGAGTCGACGGCCGCCATCGCCTCCCGGATCACCGGCACCGGCGGCAATATCGACCGGATCTTCCGGCTGGCGAAGTATCCCGTGACGGCCGTGGAGTTCGAGGTGTCCGGCGCCGAGACGGAGCCGCTGCGCACCGCGCTCGCCACCGAGGCCGCCGATATCGGCGTCGATGTGGCCGTGGTCGCGTCGGGGCTGCAGCGCCGGTCGCAGCGGCTGGTGGTCATGGATGTGGACTCCACCCTGATCCAGGACGAGGTGATCGAGCTCTTCGCCGCGCATGCGGGCTGTCAGGCCGAGGTCGCCGAGGTCACGGCCCGGGCGATGCGCGGTGAGCTGGACTTCGAGCAGTCGTTGCACGCGCGGGTCGCGCTGCTGGCGGGGATCGACGAGTCCGTGGTGGAGAAGGTGCGCGCGGAGGTCCGGCTCACGCCCGGCGCCCGTACGCTGATCCGCACCCTGAAGCGGCTCGGCTATCAGGTGGGCGTGGTCTCCGGTGGCTTTACGCAGGTCACCGACGACCTCAAGGAACGTCTTGGCCTCGACTTCGCCTCCGCCAACACCCTGGAGGTCGTGGACGGCAAGCTGACCGGCCGGGTGATCGGCGAGGTGGTGGACCGGGCGGGCAAGGCGCGGCTGCTGCGGCGCTTCGCGGCCGAGGCGGGGGTACCGCTGGTGCAGACGGTCGCGATCGGCGACGGGGCGAACGACCTGGACATGCTGAACGCGGCCGGTCTGGGTGTCGCCTTCAACGCCAAGCCGGTGGTCCGGGAGGCCGCGCACACCGCCCTGAACGTGCCGTTCCTCGACACCGTGCTGTATCTGCTGGGCGTGACCCGCGAAGAGGTCGAGGCGGCGGACGCGCACGTGGACTGA
- a CDS encoding streptophobe family protein, translating into MSASGGVRVPWGPALLAAIASVSWAFLAMVGIAALGLHLIGADSAGALGPMAAAATVLAVGGSVTPSGDVGVFGLEGAQAHAAIDIAPLGVSLVGALLLGWLFVRSLRGAGAVIGGGELAARAGLVALLFLLLLAGLTWVGNDTVTIDGATLVRRGLSTEQTEHDLLSRLPEQLGDIADIGGGLLPDRLSDLVGAKASVGFTVAPGRSLLGGLVWVVAVLLLALLASRRTPLPPGGRALHRTVRPAVSALCGVLVLAVGAGLVAGVYAAIGDDHPRLVLGSALLGAVNGVWIGVPLGLFVPWYGRASGALRHVLPDPVDDLLAGPGGDRLTVGRLAGLDGRVWLLVVASVLLMLAAGVLTAARTPVDGFRPSPAGNSRPSPARNYSRPLTFAGWCALRLGVVTALALPLLVGLTQVSAGASLSVLGFDAFGAGIELYGNAALALALGAGWGAVAGAAGALAAWATGAAGRRAVALARPDEGDGGPPGPGGGRGT; encoded by the coding sequence ATGAGCGCGAGCGGCGGCGTACGAGTGCCCTGGGGACCCGCGCTGCTCGCCGCGATCGCCTCGGTGAGCTGGGCGTTCCTGGCCATGGTGGGGATCGCCGCGCTCGGCCTGCATCTGATCGGCGCGGACAGTGCGGGCGCGCTAGGGCCGATGGCCGCCGCGGCGACGGTGCTGGCGGTCGGCGGTTCCGTCACTCCGTCCGGCGATGTGGGCGTCTTCGGACTGGAAGGCGCGCAGGCCCACGCCGCCATCGATATCGCGCCACTCGGGGTGAGCCTGGTCGGCGCGCTGCTGCTGGGATGGCTGTTCGTACGGTCGTTACGGGGCGCGGGGGCGGTGATCGGCGGGGGCGAACTCGCCGCGCGGGCGGGCCTGGTGGCCCTGCTCTTCCTGCTGCTGCTCGCCGGGCTGACCTGGGTGGGCAACGATACGGTCACGATCGACGGCGCCACGCTCGTCCGCCGCGGCCTGAGCACCGAGCAGACCGAGCACGATCTGCTGAGCCGGCTCCCCGAGCAGCTGGGCGATATCGCGGACATCGGCGGCGGGCTGCTGCCGGACCGGCTGTCCGACCTCGTCGGCGCGAAGGCGTCCGTCGGTTTCACCGTGGCCCCCGGCCGCTCGCTGCTGGGCGGCCTGGTGTGGGTCGTCGCCGTACTGCTGCTCGCGCTGCTCGCCTCGCGCCGTACCCCGCTGCCGCCCGGCGGGCGGGCGCTGCACCGCACGGTCCGGCCGGCGGTGTCCGCGCTGTGCGGGGTGCTGGTGCTGGCGGTCGGCGCGGGCCTGGTGGCCGGGGTCTACGCGGCGATCGGGGACGACCATCCGCGGCTGGTGCTCGGGTCGGCGCTGCTCGGCGCGGTCAACGGGGTGTGGATCGGCGTACCGCTCGGGCTGTTCGTCCCCTGGTACGGCCGGGCGAGCGGGGCGCTGCGGCATGTGCTGCCCGATCCGGTGGACGATCTGCTCGCCGGGCCGGGCGGGGATCGGCTCACGGTGGGGCGGCTGGCCGGGCTCGACGGCCGGGTCTGGCTGCTGGTGGTCGCGAGTGTGCTGCTGATGCTCGCCGCCGGGGTGCTCACCGCGGCCCGTACGCCCGTGGATGGCTTCCGGCCGTCACCCGCGGGGAACTCCCGGCCGTCACCCGCGCGGAACTACTCCCGGCCGTTGACCTTCGCGGGGTGGTGTGCGCTGCGGCTGGGCGTGGTGACCGCGCTCGCGCTGCCGCTGCTGGTGGGGCTGACCCAGGTCTCGGCGGGGGCGAGCCTGTCCGTGCTCGGCTTCGACGCCTTCGGGGCGGGGATCGAGCTGTACGGGAACGCCGCGCTCGCGCTGGCGCTGGGCGCGGGGTGGGGCGCGGTGGCGGGGGCCGCCGGGGCGCTGGCGGCATGGGCGACGGGCGCGGCGGGGCGCCGGGCGGTGGCGCTCGCGCGGCCGGACGAGGGCGACGGCGGGCCCCCGGGGCCGGGCGGGGGGCGCGGCACATGA
- a CDS encoding FHA domain-containing protein, with the protein MGRGVPELVLELNGQTWTLDPSRSYSLGRDPQGDMVLDDARVSWRHATVRWGGRSWIIEDQGSTNGTYVQGQRIQQVEIGPGSAVHLGNATDGPRLSVSGGGAASGGAPSMGAAGAYGQQAAMGMPQQGQQAHQGQQPPAQQPPQQPGPGGWPQPPQGQPPQGQPPQGMPQAQPQRQPAGWQQPQAAHQQQPFIPQQQPPQPHQQPQSPQSNLAQSGPGAGPSGPAGTATAQGDRSPTTFHQLAAGRVMRIGRALENDLVVSDLQVSRHHAEFQALPDGRFEIRDLGSHNGTYVNGQPVRQQIIGPTDTVGVGHSTFRLVGDRLEEFVDTGEVSFSARHLTVTVDGGKQILKDVSFGVPEKSLVAVIGPSGSGKSTLLKALTGYRPANQGDVLYDNRNLYKQFAELRQRIGLVPQDDILHKELTVQKALRYAAKLRFPGDTAEAEREARIDEVLRELKLDIHREKKVTALSGGQRKRVSVALELLTKPSLIFLDEPTSGLDPGMDRDVMQLLRGLADDGRTVLVVTHSVAELALCDKLLVMAPGGSVAYFGPPDEALNFFGYDTWADVFSAFENYRDYDWAGRWRGSQHYQMYAADLDSVAPQSVNVQAPPARMQKSQSWGSQLWTLIRRYLSVIGSDKGFMGLMVILPAVLGAVSVVIPAKFGLQMAPKGSFNQAAGTVLLILVVGMCFTGAANSVRELIKERVIYERERAVGLSRSAYLMSKVIVLGVITACQGVIISAIGLSTRKLPEEGLLMPPAAELCVAVIAIGFTSMMVGLVISSLVKTAEKTMPLLVMFAIIQVVFTGVLFKIFGSPGVEQFAWLMPSRWAIGAAGATLDLGPGAGHMMAPWDSKKPLDTDPLWEHTTTQWGIDMVALIVLGIVCGIAVARLLRRHEPEVMRK; encoded by the coding sequence GTGGGGCGCGGAGTGCCGGAACTCGTACTGGAATTGAACGGACAGACCTGGACACTTGATCCATCCAGGTCGTACAGCCTGGGGCGTGACCCACAGGGCGACATGGTGCTGGACGACGCCAGGGTCTCCTGGCGACATGCCACGGTGCGCTGGGGTGGGCGCAGTTGGATCATTGAGGATCAGGGTTCCACCAATGGCACCTATGTGCAGGGCCAGAGAATCCAACAGGTGGAAATCGGCCCTGGTTCGGCCGTCCATCTCGGCAATGCCACCGATGGCCCCCGGCTCAGCGTCTCCGGCGGTGGTGCCGCCTCGGGCGGTGCCCCCTCGATGGGTGCCGCGGGCGCGTACGGCCAGCAGGCGGCGATGGGCATGCCTCAGCAGGGCCAGCAGGCTCACCAGGGTCAGCAGCCCCCCGCCCAGCAGCCGCCGCAGCAGCCCGGCCCCGGTGGCTGGCCGCAGCCGCCCCAAGGGCAGCCGCCCCAAGGGCAGCCGCCCCAAGGGATGCCCCAGGCGCAGCCCCAACGGCAGCCCGCAGGCTGGCAGCAGCCCCAGGCCGCGCACCAGCAGCAGCCGTTCATCCCGCAGCAGCAGCCCCCGCAGCCGCACCAGCAGCCACAGTCTCCGCAGAGCAACCTCGCGCAGAGCGGCCCCGGCGCCGGCCCCTCCGGCCCGGCCGGCACCGCGACCGCCCAGGGTGACCGCAGCCCGACCACCTTCCACCAGCTGGCCGCCGGCCGGGTGATGCGCATCGGCCGTGCGCTGGAGAACGACCTGGTCGTCTCCGATCTGCAGGTCTCGCGCCACCACGCCGAGTTCCAGGCGCTGCCCGACGGCCGCTTCGAGATACGTGACCTCGGCAGCCACAACGGCACCTATGTCAACGGCCAGCCGGTCCGGCAGCAGATCATCGGCCCCACCGACACCGTCGGCGTCGGTCACTCCACCTTCCGGCTGGTCGGCGACCGCCTCGAGGAGTTCGTCGACACCGGTGAGGTCTCCTTCTCGGCCCGCCATCTGACGGTGACGGTCGACGGCGGCAAGCAGATCCTCAAGGACGTCTCCTTCGGCGTCCCGGAGAAGTCCCTCGTCGCGGTCATCGGCCCGTCCGGCTCCGGTAAGTCCACGCTGCTCAAGGCGCTCACCGGTTACCGCCCGGCCAACCAAGGCGATGTCCTCTACGACAACCGGAACCTCTACAAGCAGTTCGCCGAGCTGCGCCAGCGCATCGGTCTGGTGCCCCAGGACGACATCCTCCACAAGGAGCTGACCGTCCAGAAGGCCCTGCGCTACGCCGCCAAGCTCCGCTTCCCCGGTGACACCGCCGAGGCCGAGCGCGAGGCCCGGATCGACGAGGTGCTGCGCGAGCTCAAGCTGGACATCCACCGGGAGAAGAAGGTCACCGCCCTCTCCGGCGGTCAGCGCAAGCGGGTCTCGGTCGCGCTGGAGCTGCTCACCAAGCCGTCGCTGATCTTCCTGGACGAGCCGACCTCCGGTCTCGACCCGGGCATGGACCGCGATGTCATGCAGCTGCTGCGCGGCCTGGCCGACGACGGCCGCACGGTGCTGGTGGTCACCCACTCGGTGGCCGAGCTGGCGCTGTGCGACAAGCTCCTGGTGATGGCGCCGGGCGGCTCGGTGGCCTACTTCGGCCCGCCGGACGAGGCGCTCAACTTCTTCGGCTACGACACCTGGGCGGATGTCTTCTCGGCGTTCGAGAACTACCGCGACTACGACTGGGCGGGCCGCTGGCGCGGTTCGCAGCATTACCAGATGTACGCGGCGGACCTCGACTCCGTTGCCCCGCAGTCGGTGAACGTCCAGGCGCCGCCGGCCCGGATGCAGAAGTCGCAGAGCTGGGGTTCGCAGCTGTGGACGCTGATCCGCCGCTATCTGTCGGTGATCGGCTCCGACAAGGGCTTCATGGGGCTGATGGTGATCCTGCCCGCCGTGCTGGGGGCGGTGAGCGTCGTCATCCCGGCGAAGTTCGGCCTCCAGATGGCCCCGAAGGGCAGTTTCAACCAGGCCGCCGGGACGGTGTTGCTGATCCTTGTGGTCGGCATGTGCTTCACCGGCGCGGCCAACTCCGTACGAGAACTGATCAAGGAACGGGTCATCTACGAACGGGAACGGGCGGTCGGCCTGTCCCGCTCCGCGTATCTGATGTCCAAGGTGATCGTGCTCGGCGTGATCACCGCATGCCAGGGCGTCATCATCTCCGCCATCGGTCTCTCGACGCGCAAACTGCCCGAAGAGGGCCTGCTGATGCCGCCGGCCGCCGAACTCTGCGTGGCCGTCATCGCGATCGGCTTCACCTCGATGATGGTGGGCCTGGTCATCTCGTCCCTGGTGAAGACCGCCGAGAAGACCATGCCGCTGCTGGTCATGTTCGCGATCATCCAGGTGGTCTTCACCGGTGTGCTGTTCAAGATCTTCGGATCGCCTGGTGTGGAGCAGTTCGCCTGGCTGATGCCGTCCCGCTGGGCGATCGGCGCGGCCGGTGCCACGCTGGACCTCGGCCCGGGCGCAGGTCACATGATGGCGCCGTGGGACAGCAAGAAGCCCCTGGACACCGACCCGCTGTGGGAGCACACCACCACCCAGTGGGGCATCGACATGGTCGCGCTGATCGTCCTGGGCATCGTGTGCGGCATCGCGGTCGCACGGCTGCTGCGCCGCCATGAGCCGGAGGTCATGCGCAAGTAG
- a CDS encoding transglycosylase SLT domain-containing protein: MPLPNIPGYSRLNKTHKYSAAGIAAAGAAAIAFAVVPGGDAGAKTTAQDLPNKPVALTSQKADAQAHHEALAKQSALAAKQAKDEAAKKAAKKAAADAAAKKAAEEAAAKKAAEAKAAKERAAKQAASRSATRIETVAAEKKTYPDNLDGWIRESLDIMKKKGIPGSYEGIHRNIIRESGGNPRAINNWDINAQNGVPSKGLLQVIAPTFQAYHVEGTAWDAYDPVANITAACNYAADRYGSMDNVNGPY, from the coding sequence ATGCCCCTGCCCAACATCCCCGGTTACAGCCGCCTCAACAAGACGCACAAGTACTCCGCCGCTGGAATCGCAGCCGCCGGTGCGGCCGCCATAGCCTTCGCGGTCGTCCCCGGTGGAGACGCCGGTGCCAAGACCACGGCCCAGGACCTGCCGAACAAGCCGGTCGCCCTCACCTCTCAGAAGGCCGACGCCCAGGCCCACCACGAGGCCCTGGCGAAGCAGTCCGCCCTCGCCGCCAAGCAGGCCAAGGACGAGGCCGCCAAGAAGGCCGCGAAGAAGGCCGCGGCGGACGCCGCCGCGAAGAAGGCGGCTGAAGAGGCCGCCGCGAAGAAGGCCGCCGAGGCCAAGGCCGCCAAGGAGCGCGCCGCCAAGCAGGCCGCGAGCCGCTCCGCCACGCGTATCGAGACGGTCGCCGCCGAGAAGAAGACCTACCCGGACAACCTCGACGGCTGGATCCGCGAATCCCTCGACATCATGAAGAAGAAGGGCATCCCCGGCTCCTACGAGGGCATCCACCGCAACATCATCCGGGAGTCCGGCGGCAACCCGCGCGCCATAAACAACTGGGACATCAACGCCCAGAACGGCGTGCCCTCCAAGGGCCTGCTCCAGGTAATAGCGCCGACCTTCCAGGCGTACCACGTCGAGGGCACCGCCTGGGACGCCTACGACCCGGTCGCGAACATCACCGCGGCCTGCAACTACGCTGCCGACCGGTACGGCTCGATGGACAACGTGAACGGCCCGTACTAA
- a CDS encoding GAF domain-containing sensor histidine kinase — protein sequence MPMTKGRGGGAEAGLSRVSAALLAMSRHLEVRDVLKTIVVSARELLDAEYAALGVPDDHGGFAQFVVDGVSEEQWKAIGPLPRQHGILAAMLKDATPQRLADVRLDARFGGWPSAHPVMSDFLGLPIADGDEVLGAVFLANKRCPKPEGGCGFTAEDEELLSILAQHAAIALTNARLHERGRELTIAGERARLAHELHDAVSQKLFSLRLTAQAATALVDRDPGRAKDELQQIALLAAEAADELRSAVVELRPAALDEDGLVATLRTQVQVLDRAHSARVTFACHGVRALPAAQEEAVLRVAQEALHNALRHADARQVDVTLARHGQGARLRVADDGVGFDPSAVRRAGRHLGLVSMRYRAGGVGGGLTVESAPGKGTVIEMEVPGG from the coding sequence ATGCCCATGACGAAAGGACGGGGTGGCGGAGCCGAGGCCGGGCTGAGCCGGGTGAGCGCGGCGCTGCTCGCCATGAGCCGACATCTGGAAGTCCGTGATGTCCTAAAGACCATCGTTGTGTCCGCCCGTGAGCTGCTCGATGCGGAGTATGCCGCTCTGGGGGTTCCGGATGATCACGGAGGTTTCGCCCAGTTCGTAGTAGATGGGGTCAGTGAGGAGCAGTGGAAGGCCATCGGGCCGCTGCCGCGACAGCACGGCATTCTCGCCGCGATGCTCAAGGACGCCACTCCACAGCGACTCGCCGATGTGCGGCTGGATGCCCGTTTTGGGGGATGGCCATCGGCTCATCCCGTTATGTCGGATTTCTTGGGACTTCCCATTGCCGACGGCGATGAAGTTCTCGGCGCGGTATTCCTCGCCAACAAGCGATGCCCCAAGCCCGAGGGCGGCTGCGGTTTCACCGCCGAGGACGAGGAGTTGCTGTCCATCCTGGCCCAGCACGCCGCCATCGCCCTGACCAACGCCCGGCTCCACGAGCGCGGCCGCGAGCTCACCATCGCCGGGGAGCGGGCCAGGCTCGCCCATGAGCTGCACGACGCGGTCTCCCAGAAGCTCTTCTCGCTGCGGCTGACCGCCCAGGCGGCCACGGCCCTGGTGGACCGCGACCCCGGCCGCGCCAAGGACGAGCTCCAGCAGATCGCGCTGCTCGCCGCCGAGGCCGCCGACGAACTGCGCTCCGCCGTCGTGGAGCTGCGCCCCGCCGCCCTCGACGAGGACGGCCTCGTGGCGACCCTCAGGACCCAGGTGCAGGTGCTCGACCGGGCCCACTCCGCCCGTGTCACCTTCGCCTGCCACGGGGTACGGGCGCTGCCCGCCGCCCAGGAGGAGGCCGTGCTGCGGGTGGCCCAGGAGGCCCTGCACAACGCGCTGCGCCACGCCGACGCGCGGCAGGTGGACGTCACCCTCGCCCGGCACGGCCAGGGCGCCCGGCTCCGCGTCGCCGACGACGGCGTGGGATTCGACCCCTCGGCCGTACGCCGCGCCGGGCGCCACCTCGGGCTGGTGTCGATGCGGTACCGGGCCGGTGGCGTCGGTGGCGGTCTGACGGTGGAGTCGGCGCCCGGCAAGGGCACCGTGATCGAGATGGAGGTGCCCGGTGGCTGA
- a CDS encoding response regulator, translated as MADPGRIRVLLVDDHQVVRRGLRTFLQVQDDIEVVGEASDGEEGVARAEELRPDVVLMDVKMPGLDGIEALRTLRDLDNPARVLVVTSFTEKRTVVPALRAGAAGYVYKDVDPEALARAIRSVHSGHVLLQPEVALALLSQEDGGGHGRGGSLTEREREVLALIADGRSNREIARALVLSEKTVKTHVSNILMKLDLADRTQAALWAVRHGIGA; from the coding sequence GTGGCTGACCCGGGACGGATTCGGGTGCTGCTCGTCGACGACCACCAGGTGGTGCGGCGCGGCCTGCGGACCTTCCTCCAGGTCCAGGACGACATCGAGGTGGTCGGCGAGGCGTCGGACGGCGAGGAGGGCGTCGCCCGCGCCGAGGAGCTGCGCCCCGACGTCGTCCTCATGGACGTGAAGATGCCCGGCCTGGACGGGATCGAGGCGCTGCGCACCCTGCGCGACCTCGACAACCCCGCCCGGGTGCTGGTGGTGACGAGCTTCACCGAGAAGCGCACCGTGGTCCCCGCCCTGCGCGCGGGCGCCGCGGGTTATGTCTACAAGGACGTGGACCCCGAGGCGCTGGCCCGCGCCATCCGCTCCGTCCACTCCGGGCATGTGCTGCTCCAGCCCGAGGTGGCCCTCGCGCTGCTCTCCCAGGAGGACGGCGGCGGCCACGGGCGCGGCGGGTCCCTCACCGAGCGTGAACGCGAGGTGCTGGCGCTGATCGCGGACGGCCGGTCCAACCGGGAGATCGCCCGTGCGCTGGTGTTGTCGGAAAAGACCGTGAAAACCCATGTGTCCAACATTCTTATGAAATTGGACCTCGCCGATCGCACCCAGGCCGCTCTATGGGCGGTACGGCACGGGATCGGAGCATGA
- a CDS encoding chaplin, whose protein sequence is MKNIKRFAALTIVAGGLAVAGAGVASAQGPQADGGAMTSPGVVSGNNIQAPVHVPVNVCSNTISVIGAMNPAFGVPCVR, encoded by the coding sequence GTGAAGAACATCAAGAGGTTCGCTGCCCTCACGATCGTGGCCGGCGGACTCGCCGTCGCCGGTGCCGGTGTCGCCTCCGCCCAGGGCCCCCAGGCCGACGGTGGGGCGATGACGTCCCCGGGTGTCGTTTCCGGCAACAACATTCAGGCGCCCGTCCACGTGCCCGTGAACGTCTGCAGCAACACCATCTCGGTCATCGGGGCCATGAACCCGGCGTTCGGCGTCCCCTGCGTCCGCTGA
- a CDS encoding ABC transporter ATP-binding protein — protein sequence MSEVLELLDVSVVRDGRALVDEVSWSIKEGERWVILGPNGAGKTTLLNLASSYLFPSAGTARILGELLGRVDVFELRPRVGMAGIAMAEKLPRRQTVLETVLTAAYGMTAHWQEDYDAVDETRARAFLDRLGMTEYLDRRFGTLSEGERKRTLIARAMMTDPELLLLDEPAAGLDLGGREDLVRRLGRLARDPLAPSMIMVTHHVEEIPPGFTHVLMIRQGKVLTAGPVETELTSRNLSRCFGLPLVVERNGDRWTAQGLPLT from the coding sequence ATGAGCGAGGTTCTGGAGCTGCTGGACGTATCGGTGGTCCGCGATGGGCGGGCTCTGGTGGACGAGGTCTCCTGGTCGATCAAAGAAGGCGAGCGCTGGGTCATCCTCGGGCCCAACGGCGCCGGCAAGACCACCCTCCTCAACCTCGCCTCCAGCTATCTCTTCCCGAGCGCCGGAACCGCCCGGATCCTCGGCGAGCTGCTCGGCCGCGTCGACGTCTTCGAGCTGCGCCCCCGCGTCGGCATGGCGGGCATCGCCATGGCCGAGAAGCTGCCGCGCCGCCAGACCGTCCTCGAGACCGTCCTCACCGCCGCGTACGGCATGACGGCCCACTGGCAGGAGGACTACGACGCGGTCGACGAGACCCGCGCCCGCGCCTTCCTCGACCGCCTCGGCATGACCGAGTACCTCGACCGGAGGTTCGGCACCCTCTCCGAGGGCGAGCGCAAGCGCACCCTCATCGCCCGCGCCATGATGACCGACCCCGAGCTGCTGCTCCTCGACGAGCCCGCGGCCGGACTCGACCTCGGCGGCCGCGAGGACCTCGTCCGCCGCCTCGGACGGCTCGCCCGCGACCCGCTCGCCCCGTCGATGATCATGGTGACACATCATGTCGAGGAAATCCCCCCCGGCTTCACCCATGTTCTGATGATCCGCCAGGGGAAGGTGCTCACCGCGGGCCCGGTCGAGACCGAACTGACCTCCCGCAACCTCTCCCGCTGCTTCGGACTCCCGCTGGTCGTCGAGCGCAACGGCGACCGCTGGACCGCCCAGGGCCTGCCGCTGACCTGA
- a CDS encoding NfeD family protein, translated as MDPWVWWLIAAVGLGIPLVLTAMPEFGMVAVGAVAGAITDALGGGIVLQVVVFCAVSVALVAVVRPMAVRSRRQQPELRSGIEALKGRQAVVLERVDDGGGGRIKLAGEVWSARSLDPDQAYEPGQQVDVVEIDGATAVVM; from the coding sequence GTGGATCCGTGGGTGTGGTGGCTGATCGCCGCCGTAGGACTGGGCATCCCGCTCGTGCTGACCGCGATGCCCGAATTCGGGATGGTCGCGGTCGGCGCCGTGGCCGGTGCCATCACCGACGCGCTCGGCGGCGGCATCGTGCTTCAAGTCGTCGTCTTCTGCGCCGTCTCCGTGGCATTGGTCGCCGTCGTACGCCCGATGGCAGTGCGCAGCCGCCGTCAGCAGCCCGAGCTGCGCAGCGGCATCGAGGCGCTGAAGGGCCGCCAGGCCGTCGTCCTCGAGCGCGTCGACGACGGCGGAGGCGGCCGGATCAAGCTCGCGGGCGAGGTGTGGTCCGCGCGCTCACTCGACCCCGACCAGGCCTACGAACCAGGGCAGCAGGTCGACGTGGTGGAGATCGACGGTGCGACGGCCGTCGTCATGTAG
- a CDS encoding SPFH domain-containing protein: MEPIIIVLIILVVLVFIALIKTIQVIPQASAAIVERFGRYTRTLNAGLNIVVPFIDSIRNRVDLREQVVPFPPQPVITQDNLVVNIDTVIYYQVTDARAATYEVASYIQAIEQLTVTTLRNIIGGMDLERTLTSREEINAALRGVLDEATGKWGIRVNRVELKAIEPPTSIQDSMEKQMRADRDKRAAILQAEGVRQSEILRAEGEKQSAILRAEGESKAAALRAEGEAQAIRTVFESIHAGDPDQKLLSYQYLQMLPKIAEGDANKLWIVPSEIGDALKGLGGAMGNFGPLTGGGNGGGTPGPTGKEPAPRREQPTID, from the coding sequence GTGGAACCGATCATCATCGTCCTGATCATCCTCGTGGTGCTGGTCTTCATCGCACTGATCAAGACGATCCAGGTCATCCCACAGGCCAGCGCCGCCATCGTGGAGCGCTTCGGACGCTACACACGCACCCTCAACGCGGGCCTGAACATCGTCGTCCCGTTCATCGACTCGATCCGCAACCGCGTCGACCTCCGTGAACAGGTCGTGCCCTTCCCCCCGCAGCCGGTGATCACCCAGGACAACCTGGTGGTGAACATCGACACCGTCATCTACTACCAGGTGACCGACGCCCGCGCCGCCACCTACGAAGTGGCCAGCTACATCCAGGCGATCGAGCAGCTGACCGTCACCACCCTGCGGAACATCATCGGTGGCATGGACCTCGAGCGCACCCTGACCTCCCGCGAGGAGATCAACGCGGCGCTGCGCGGCGTCCTCGACGAGGCCACCGGCAAATGGGGCATCCGCGTCAACCGCGTGGAGCTCAAGGCCATCGAGCCGCCCACCTCCATCCAGGACTCGATGGAGAAGCAGATGCGCGCCGACCGTGACAAGCGCGCCGCGATCCTCCAGGCCGAAGGTGTCCGGCAGTCCGAGATCCTGCGCGCCGAGGGTGAGAAGCAGTCCGCGATCCTGCGGGCCGAGGGTGAGTCCAAGGCCGCCGCGCTGCGCGCCGAGGGCGAGGCGCAGGCCATCCGCACGGTCTTCGAATCCATCCACGCCGGCGACCCGGACCAGAAGCTGCTCTCGTACCAGTACCTCCAGATGCTGCCGAAGATCGCCGAGGGCGACGCCAACAAGCTCTGGATCGTACCCAGCGAGATCGGCGACGCCCTCAAGGGCCTCGGCGGGGCCATGGGCAACTTCGGCCCGTTGACCGGCGGCGGAAACGGCGGCGGCACCCCCGGCCCCACCGGTAAGGAGCCCGCCCCGCGCCGCGAACAGCCCACGATCGACTGA